The DNA window GCACCAAGGATTACCCCGTCGATGAAGATCCTGGCATCCAGTCGGTGCGCGAGATCTACCATCACTTCAAGTCCCACGGCTACGAGACCATCATCATGGGCGCGTCCTTCCGCAGCGCCGCGCAGGTAGAAGCGCTGGCCGGCTGTGATCGCCTGACCATCAGCCCGCAACTGCTGGGTGAACTGGCCGAGGACCACGGGCCGCTGGAAGTGAAGCTGAACGAGCCGATGGGCCACGAAAAAGAAGAGCTGATCACCGAGGCCCAGTTCCGCTACAGCCTCGCCAGCAACGCGATGGCCGGCGAGAAGCTGTACGAGGGCATCCGGGGCTTCGCCGCCGACACCGAGAAGCTGGGCAAGCTGCTGGCCGAGGTGGGACACAGCTGACTTCAGCGGGCTGAACGTCGCAGCGCCTCATCGCGCCGGTCAACAGGCGATGAGGCGCTTGTTATTTTCTGCGCCTAGCTGTGGCGGGGCTTGATCACCAGCCGCCGGGACGCGCCCTCGCCCACGGATTCGCTCATCACGTCCGGGTGTTCCTTGAGGGCAATGTGGATCACGCGGCGTTCGGCGGCCGGCATGGGCTGCAGTTCGTGGGCCTCACCGCTCTTGGCGACGCCGATGGCGAGGCGCTCGGCCAGCTTGGTCAGGGTGTCGGCCTGCCGCTTGCGAAAGCCGCCGATGTCGACCCGCACGCGGGTATCGCCCCGGCCCTCCAGCTTGGACAGGACCGTGTAGGCCAGAACCTCGATGGCCCCCAGCGTGCGCCCGTCGCGCCCGGCCAGGCGGGCCGCGTTCTCGCCGCTGATCTCGGCCTCGATGGCGTCCTCGGTTTCGCGGACGGTGACGTTCAGCTCGGGATCGATGCGCGCCACCAGGCCGCGCAGAAAGCGGTCCAGCACGGCCCGGGGGTCCGTGGCGGCGGCCTCCGGCGGGGCGGCAGAGCCGGAAGCGTCGGGGGCGGGCGGCGGCGTGACGCTCTCGTCCGCCTCGCTGATGCCCAGCTCCGCGAGGTAATCGTCGAGATTCGTGCGGTTGTCCATGCCGGGCAGTCTACCGCGCGGCTCTCACCGGTTTCCCACACCCGCGGCCAGAGCCTCAGCCCCGGTGCCTCGTGCCGGCCTCCTGCGCCGCGAAACTCCGTGCGCTGCGTTCCAGCATGGCGTACACGTTCTCGAAGCCGTCCGGTCCACCGTGGTAGGGATCGGGGACGTCCTCACCCTGCCCCCGCGTGTCCCAGTCGCGCATCAGGTGCAACCCGGCCCGCGCGTCCGCCGGAGCCAGTCGGCGGGCATCCTGCAGGTTCTGGGCGTCCATCGCCACGATCACGTCGAAGTCCACAAAGTCCTGCGCGGTCAACTGGCGGGCGCGTCCAGTCAGGGCCAGCCCGTGGGCGCGGGCCACCGCCACGCTGCGGGGATCGGCGGGGCGGCCCACATGCCAGTCGCCCGTTCCGGCGCTGTCCACCGTGGCCGACACCCCGGCGGCCCCCAGTTCCCGGCGCAGCAGCGCCTCGGCCAGCGGGCTGCGGCAGATGTTGCCCAGGCACAGCGCCAGCACGCGCAGGGGGGAAGCGGAAGGGGTCATGCACGCGATTGTGCCACGGGGCGGGAACGGGTCACCGCTCACCTCCAGTACACCACCCGCCGCACCAGCCATTCCAGCGGGCCGGTGCCGAAGCGGCGCAGCCACCACGCGCTGATCGGCAACTGCAACAGGCCCACCGCCAGCGCCAGCCCCACCGCCGAGGCCGCGCCCCACTGCCCGAACTGCGCGCCTGCGTAGGGGTAAAACACGGCGGTCATGATCAGGCTCTGTGCCATGTAATTGCTCATGGCGACGCGCCCCCCAGCGGCAAAAGCGCGCAGCGGCCCCAGACGATCACGCACCGTCAGCAGGCCGATGACGCCCACATAGCCCAGCGCCGAGGCCAGCCCGCCGCCCATGCGGACAGGAATGGCGATCAGCCCGCTGGCGTAGTCGCCCCGCGTGTTCAGCCACGCCAGCAACGCGCCCAGCGGCAGGCCGACCAGCAGGCCCCACACGGCCAGCCCGCGCAGCAGCCGCACATGTTCGTGGGGCCGCAGCAGCAGTCCCGTGCGGCCCGCCACCGCCCCCAGACAGAACAGCGCCAGCAGCCACGCGCCGTTGTAGAGGCTGCCACCGATCAGATCGCCCAGGAATCCGGCTCCCCTCTCCGCAACCACCTGCGCGTAGGATTCGCCGGAGAACAGGGCAGGCAGCCCCGTGAACCTGGACGCCTCCAGTCCCTGCGCCTGCGCGGCGAAGCCCTCCAGCAGTCCCAGCCCCAACCACCACGCGCCCAGCACCGCCGCCAGCGTCAGCAACCCGCGCACCGTCAGCCGCGCCGTCGCCAGCAGCGCGAAGGCCAGGACCGCGTACAGCGAGATGATGTCGCCGTGCCACACCAGCACGAAATGCAAGGATCCCACCGCCAGCAGCACCAGATGCCGCCGCACGAAGACGACCAGCCCCTGCCGTTGCAACAGCCCCGACGCCCCCCAGCCGAACAGCATGGCAAAGATGCTGATGAAGCGGCCATTGGCCAGCACGTCGGTCAAGACCTGAGCGGCGCGGTCCGCACCGGTCTGGGTCCACTCGCGGAAGCCAGCGAAATCCTGCGCGTTGACCAGCAGGATGCCCAGCAGCGCGACTCCCCGCAACACGTCTGGCAGCGGCGCGCGCGTCTTGACTGGGCCGCGCTCCGGAAGTTCAGGCGGCGCGGCGTCCGGCGGCAGCGGGGCGGTCATGGCGGGCAGGCTAGCGCGTCTTCCCGCGCGGCAGTCAACCGCCATGACCCGGCCTTCTAGACCCTGACCACAAAGTCGGCCCCCGAGGTGCCCGGCCTGGCCTAAATTGAAGATCATACGATGGGTGCGGTGTCGCCCAGTTCCCTTCCCTCTCCTTCCCTGCCTGCGTACTCCACGCCGAGGTCACCGTGCAAGACGTACTTTCTCAGGACACCGGCACGCACGCCGGGACCACGCCTTTGATCAGCGTGGTGATTCCCACCTACCGCCGCCCTGAATTGCTGCTGCGCCGGGGGCTGGGCAGTGCCCTGGCGCAGCGGTACCCCAATCTGGAAGTGCTGGTGGTCATGGACGGTCCCGATGCCGAGACGGCGGCGGCGCTGGCCGCCATTGACGATCCCCGGCTGCGCCCGCTGACCCTGCCGCACAATCAGGGACCGTCGGCGGCCCGCAACCATGGGGTGCAGCACGCCCGGGGCGAGTGGATCGCCTTTCTGGACGACGACGACGTGTGGCGGCCCGACAAACTGACCCGGCAGATGGGGTTGGCGCAGCGTTCGGCTCATCCGCTGCCGGTGGTGCTGAGCGGGTACATCGGGCGCACGCCGTACGGTGACCGCCTGTATCCCCCGCGCCCCAAGGCAGCCGACGAATCCCTGGGTGACTACATGTTCGTTCGCCGCCCTGGCCGTCCGCCGGGCAGCGCCGTCTTCGGCATTCTGGTGCTGGCCCCCCGAGCGTTGGCCCTGCGCGTGCCCTGGCCCACGCATCTGCGCAACAACGAGGACTGGGACTGGCTGCTGCGCCTTGAGGCAACGCCGGGGGTCGGTTTCGAGCAGCTGGCCCCCGAAGACGCCTCGACGCTGGCCATCTATTACCAGGGTGAGGACCGGCCCACGGGAAGCGGGGTCTCGACGTGGCGGCCCATGCTGGCGTGGGCACAGGAACATCGCCGGGCCGGGCACCTGTCGGACCGGGCCTACGCCGGCTTTCTGCTGGCGCAGGTGGTGCCCCGCGCCGTGCGGGCAGGGGATCCCGCCGGTCTGCCGGTGCTGGGCCGGGCGCTGCTGGCCACCCGTCCCGGTCCCCACGAGCTGGCCAGCTTTGTCCGGCAATGGGCCGTGCCCGCCCCGCTGCGGCGCCGGCTGCGGCGCTGGCTGAACACCCGCCGCCCTCCCATCCGGCTGGGCGACGTGCTTGAAGACGGTGGAACTGAGGACAGCGGGGGCGCCCCGGACCCGTTGATGGCCGTGACCCCGTCTTCCAGGCCACCACCCGCGGACCACCAACCCACCGTCCGGGTCACCTTTCTGATCGAGTCGATGACGGTGCGGGCCGGCATGGAGCGGGTCACGGCCACCGTGGCGGGCGGGCTGTCTGCGCTGGGGCTGGACGTGCGGATTCTGACCCTGCGCGGACAGACCTCGGCTTTCGATTTGCCGGAGGCCGTGACCCTGACCTCACTGGGGCTGCCGGAGGGCACCCTGCGGATGCGTGGGCAGACCGTTCCGCTGGCGCGTGCGGTGCGCCGCGAACTGCAGCGGCAGCGTCCGGACGTGCTGATCACGGTGGACACGTTCCTGGCCGGATTCGTTTTCCCCGCCGTGCTGGACCTGCCGATGCTCCGGGTGGCCTGGGAACACTTCAATTTCCGCAGCGACCTGAACATGCGCTCGCGCCGGCTGGCCCGCGTGGTGGCCGCGCACTTGGGGCACCGGGTGGTCACCCTGACCCGACAGGACCGCGACTGGTGGCGGGCGGCCTTCCCGCTGGCCCGCGCCACGGTCACGGCCATTGCCAACCCGCTGGCGGTGGATCGCCCGCCGGTCAACCCGTATTCCCTGCAAAGCCGCGTGGTCCTGGGCATGGGCCGGCTGGACCGCCAGAAAGGCTTCGATCTCCTGCTGCGCGCCTGGGCCGAGGTCGAGGCCAGTTACCCCGACTGGCGGCTTCAGCTGTACGGCCAGGGGCCAGAGGAACAGGCCCTGCGTGAGTTGGCTGCGGGCCTGGGGCTGCGCCGCTGGGAATTGTGTGCGCCCACGCCGGATGTGGCGGCGGTGTACCGCGCCGCCGGCCTCTACGCCCTCAGTTCCCGCCACGAGGGGCTGCCGCTGGTCCTGATGGAATCACAGGCCTACGGCGTGCCTGCCGTGGCCTTCGACTGTCCCACCGGGCCAGCAGAATTGCTGTCGGCGGGGGGTGGGGCACTGGTCCCAGAGCAGGACGTCACGGCCTTCACCTCGGCCCTACGGTCACTGATGTCGCAGCCGGACCTCCGGCAGGAGTGGAGTGATCGGGCCTACGCCGGGGCCGAACGCTACCGCCTGGAGCCGATTCTGGGCCAGTGGCTGCGCCTGCTGGCGGCGGGACGGGGCGGCAGGGTCGGGGCCGAGAACCAGAACCGTTAGTCGGCGTCTGGCCCGCGCCCGTATCTGCGCATCATCTCCAGCGTGCGCCCATGTGGCAAGGCGTGGACCGTGCGCCCGTGCAGGCCGGTCATCGTGTCGGCGGCGAACAGGGCGTTGATGATCGCCTCCTCGGTGGCCTCTACCACCGCCTTGAACAGCGGATCGAGGCTGGTGTGGGGCAGCGCCCGCCAGTGTTCCAGCCCGCCCGCCACCTCGGGGACAGCGGTTGAGAAGGCCAGGAACAGGTCGCCGGAGCCGTTGTGCGCCACGCTGCCGGTGCGGGCCAGCCCCAGGGCCGCGCGGCGGGCCAGACGCCGCAATTGATGCGGCAGCAGCGGCGCGTCCGTGCCCACCACAATGATGATCGAGCCGTCGCGGCCAGCCGACTCCTCACGTACGGGGAGCAGGTCGGGAATCTCCCGGCCCACCGGCACGCCCAGGACCGTCAGGTCTTCGCGGGCGCCAAAATTGGCCTGCACCAGCACGCCCACCGTATGGGGCAACCCGTCCAGTACCCGTGACGCCGTGCCGATGCCACCCTTGAAGCCGGCAACGATCATCCCGGTGCCGCCGCCCACGTTGCCCTGGGCCACCGGGCCACCAGATGCACTGTCCAGGGCTTCGAACACGTGTTCGGGCGTGACGTGGAACCCATTGATGTCGTTCAGAAAGCCGTCGTAGGTCTCGGCCACCACCGGCAGGCTCCAGGCTTCAGCCCAGCCGTGCGATTTGCCCCAGGCCACCACCGCGTCGCGCACCACGCCCACCGAATGGGTGTTGGTCAGCATGATCGGGCCGCTCAGGCCGCCGGATTCGTCGATCCAGGCAGTGCCGGTCATCTCGCCGTTGCCGTTCAGGGAGAACCACGCGGCAGGGACCGTGTGCGCGCCGGTCTTGCCGCAGGGCAGGACTGCAGTGACCCCGGTGCGGACGGCGTGTGCGCCCTCACCGGAGATCAGTGTGACGTGGCCGACCTCCAGACCCGGCAGATCGGTGATGGCATTCAGGGGGCCAGTTCGGCCGGCAAAGGGCAGGCCGAGATCGCGTGGGTTGGGCATGGCAGGAGTTTAGAGGAGCAGGAGTTGCGCCGCGTCTGATGGCCCAGTGCCCTGTGCTGTCCTTCCATGTGACTGCGGGCCTGCTCGTTGGCCGCGCTGCCGCCACGCAGGGGCTGGAGCTGGAGGATCAGCGCCAGGAACGCAGGCCACCGCAGCGGTTTCATGGCCGGGGTGGAACATGGCCCACACCCGCGCACGGTGAGCCCCGCCATGTCTGATACGGACTGCCGTCTGTGGCGTTCACTAACCGGGAGGACACCGATTTATCAACGCCACGCCCAGCCTCCGCTTCTCGCCGTTTTGCAAACGATTCAATCGCGGTTCGTCTCAGGGAAGGCTTCCAGGCTGGTTACTCCTGCGCCACCAGCAACAGCGCCCGTCCGTCGTGGTCTCCGGTGGTCTCGGTGGGCGTGTCCAGCGCCGAGTCCAGATTCAGGTAACCCTGGGGCTTAAAGACGGTCTTCGCGCCCATCTGCTGGCCCAGATCCTCGCGGGCCACCTGAAACGAGCTGTACGGATGGCCGGGTTTGGGCAGCCAGCGGAAGTTCTCGCGGCTGAACGAGGCGATAAACACCGTGCTTTCGCCCACGGCAAACGGCCCGAAGACCCGGCCGTGGTTGTTCGCCGCGTACCACGGGCCGTCGCTGAAGGCCAGCCCCTTGCCCTGCGGGTACTGGCCCCGGAGTTCGCCATTCAGGTAACCAGAGTAGCCGTCACTGTGCATGTTCTTGGGGCCGTAGCCCGCCTGGGTCATGGCGTCCAGCATCCGGCGGGTGGCGGCCTCGGGTGTCTTGGCCACCGCGTCGATCATCACCACGTTGATCGGCTCGCGCAGGGTCCGGCCGCCCACCTTCTCGCCCAGCCAGGTGGCGTTTTGCAGGTCTCTGGTGATCATCCAGCGGCCCAGATCGCCCACGCCCTCCACATTCTGGGCCACGTCGCCGGGCGCGGGGCGAAAGCCGGCAGGATCAGGCAGGGGGCCGGTCTGGGCCGGGGCACAGGCGGCCAGGGTCAGGGTGAGGGCGCACAGGGAGAGCGGGAGTAAGGAACGCTTGAACATGGGTGAACCTCCAGAGAAAAACGGCTGTGATTCTGCACAGAATAGGGCATTTTTTACCTTCTCTGGCGTGCAAAAAGGGGGACACTCGCACTTGTCTGAATCTGGCCCAGGCGCGATTGTGGAGTAACGAAACGGGTGGGGCGGAGTCGCGGTGATCTGCCGCCTCAGCCCCCGCAGAGTCCACCTCTTAAGATAGGAGCAAGATGACCAGCAAACGCAGCCGCAAAAAAGGAAACCTCATGACGACGCTGCTGGGCGGGGCCACGGTGGCCACGCTGGCCGTGGCGATTGCGCTGGGCCTGGCCGCGCCGCTGGACGTCAATCAGGGCTCGCTGGTGCGGCTGATGTTCGTGCACGTGCCGAGCGCGTGGCTCAGTTACCTGGCCTATGGCGGCACCGGGCTGTTCGGGCTGCTGTACCTGATTCAGCGGCAGCGGCGCTGGGATCGTCTGGCCCTGGCCAGCGCCGAGATCGGCGTGCTGTTCACGGTGGTCACCATCGTCGGCGGGATGCTGTGGGCCAAACCCACCTGGGGCACGTACTGGGTCTGGGACGCGCGCCTGACCACCACCGCGCTGAGTCTGGTGGTCTACGGCGGCTACCTGCTGATCCGCAGCCTGATCGACGATCCAGAGAGGCGCGCCCGCGTGTCGGCGGTGGTGGGCATTGTGGGCACGCTGTACGTGCCGGTCAATTACATGGCGGTGGAGTGGTGGCGCGGCGTTCACCAGACCCAGACCCTCAAGCTGCTGGGCAAGGTGCGCTTCGACGCCGCTCCGGTGTACGGCTGGGTGCTGCTGATGGCGGTGGTCGCCTTCACCTTCCTGTACCTGTACCTGCTGAATGTGCGCGGCACGCTGGCCGCCCGTGAAGAAGCCCGCGAGGAACGTGAACTGATGGAAGACCTGGGCGCGGCGGGTCAGATGGGAGCGTCTCATGGATAAGTACAGCGCCTACGTGATCGTCGTCTACGCCGTGACCTTCGTGCTGCTGCTGGGCTATCTGGTCTGGCTGTGGGCGCGGCTGAAGGGTGTCAGGGACGAGACGGGTGAGGCCCCAAGATGAGCCAGCCCACGCCCCTCCCGCGCGCCCGCCAGCGCCGCCGCAACCCGCTGCCCGTCATTCTGGGTGTCGTGGCGCTCGTCGGCCTGACCGCCTTTATCGCCTTCGGCAACCTGAACAAGAGCCTGGAATACTTCGTGACGCCCACCGAGTACGCCCAGCAGCGGGCCGAGCTGGAGGGCCGCCCGATCCGCATCGGCGGTCTGGTGCGGGCGGTGGACTACAACCCGCAGACCCTGAACCTGAAATTCGTCGTCTCGGACGGGGGGGCCAGTTTTCCGGTGCAGTACAGCGGGGCGGTCAGTGACCTGTTCAAGGAAAACCAGGGCGTGGTGGTGCGCGGCGAGTTTCAGGGCGACACCTTCCATGCCCAGGAACTGATCGTCAAGCACAGCGAGGAGTACAACGTGCCCAAAACGCAGACCGAGCTGAAGGACATGCTTCAGCAGACGCAGTGAGCGGGGCGGGACGCGGTCAGCGGTGCGCGGTGAACGCTCTTCCTGCGTCCCGCCCCCCGCGCACCGCGCATCCCCGAAGGGGCCTCCATGCTTAACCTGATCTCCTTTCAGTCCAGCGCCCTGGGCTCGCTGGGGCAACTCGCACTGCTGGGCGGGCTGGGCTTCTCGCTGGCGGGGCTGCTGCTGGCCTTTGTGGGCGGCGTCCGGGCCGACGCGCGGGTGACCGAGGCCGCGCGCCGGGCCACCTGGGCCGTCTTCGCC is part of the Deinococcus radiopugnans ATCC 19172 genome and encodes:
- a CDS encoding low molecular weight protein-tyrosine-phosphatase, with the translated sequence MTPSASPLRVLALCLGNICRSPLAEALLRRELGAAGVSATVDSAGTGDWHVGRPADPRSVAVARAHGLALTGRARQLTAQDFVDFDVIVAMDAQNLQDARRLAPADARAGLHLMRDWDTRGQGEDVPDPYHGGPDGFENVYAMLERSARSFAAQEAGTRHRG
- a CDS encoding P1 family peptidase, giving the protein MPNPRDLGLPFAGRTGPLNAITDLPGLEVGHVTLISGEGAHAVRTGVTAVLPCGKTGAHTVPAAWFSLNGNGEMTGTAWIDESGGLSGPIMLTNTHSVGVVRDAVVAWGKSHGWAEAWSLPVVAETYDGFLNDINGFHVTPEHVFEALDSASGGPVAQGNVGGGTGMIVAGFKGGIGTASRVLDGLPHTVGVLVQANFGAREDLTVLGVPVGREIPDLLPVREESAGRDGSIIIVVGTDAPLLPHQLRRLARRAALGLARTGSVAHNGSGDLFLAFSTAVPEVAGGLEHWRALPHTSLDPLFKAVVEATEEAIINALFAADTMTGLHGRTVHALPHGRTLEMMRRYGRGPDAD
- a CDS encoding glycosyltransferase; amino-acid sequence: MQDVLSQDTGTHAGTTPLISVVIPTYRRPELLLRRGLGSALAQRYPNLEVLVVMDGPDAETAAALAAIDDPRLRPLTLPHNQGPSAARNHGVQHARGEWIAFLDDDDVWRPDKLTRQMGLAQRSAHPLPVVLSGYIGRTPYGDRLYPPRPKAADESLGDYMFVRRPGRPPGSAVFGILVLAPRALALRVPWPTHLRNNEDWDWLLRLEATPGVGFEQLAPEDASTLAIYYQGEDRPTGSGVSTWRPMLAWAQEHRRAGHLSDRAYAGFLLAQVVPRAVRAGDPAGLPVLGRALLATRPGPHELASFVRQWAVPAPLRRRLRRWLNTRRPPIRLGDVLEDGGTEDSGGAPDPLMAVTPSSRPPPADHQPTVRVTFLIESMTVRAGMERVTATVAGGLSALGLDVRILTLRGQTSAFDLPEAVTLTSLGLPEGTLRMRGQTVPLARAVRRELQRQRPDVLITVDTFLAGFVFPAVLDLPMLRVAWEHFNFRSDLNMRSRRLARVVAAHLGHRVVTLTRQDRDWWRAAFPLARATVTAIANPLAVDRPPVNPYSLQSRVVLGMGRLDRQKGFDLLLRAWAEVEASYPDWRLQLYGQGPEEQALRELAAGLGLRRWELCAPTPDVAAVYRAAGLYALSSRHEGLPLVLMESQAYGVPAVAFDCPTGPAELLSAGGGALVPEQDVTAFTSALRSLMSQPDLRQEWSDRAYAGAERYRLEPILGQWLRLLAAGRGGRVGAENQNR
- the ccsA gene encoding cytochrome c biogenesis protein CcsA, with product MTSKRSRKKGNLMTTLLGGATVATLAVAIALGLAAPLDVNQGSLVRLMFVHVPSAWLSYLAYGGTGLFGLLYLIQRQRRWDRLALASAEIGVLFTVVTIVGGMLWAKPTWGTYWVWDARLTTTALSLVVYGGYLLIRSLIDDPERRARVSAVVGIVGTLYVPVNYMAVEWWRGVHQTQTLKLLGKVRFDAAPVYGWVLLMAVVAFTFLYLYLLNVRGTLAAREEAREERELMEDLGAAGQMGASHG
- the ccmE gene encoding cytochrome c maturation protein CcmE, translated to MSQPTPLPRARQRRRNPLPVILGVVALVGLTAFIAFGNLNKSLEYFVTPTEYAQQRAELEGRPIRIGGLVRAVDYNPQTLNLKFVVSDGGASFPVQYSGAVSDLFKENQGVVVRGEFQGDTFHAQELIVKHSEEYNVPKTQTELKDMLQQTQ
- a CDS encoding heme exporter protein CcmD produces the protein MDKYSAYVIVVYAVTFVLLLGYLVWLWARLKGVRDETGEAPR
- a CDS encoding DUF418 domain-containing protein; amino-acid sequence: MTAPLPPDAAPPELPERGPVKTRAPLPDVLRGVALLGILLVNAQDFAGFREWTQTGADRAAQVLTDVLANGRFISIFAMLFGWGASGLLQRQGLVVFVRRHLVLLAVGSLHFVLVWHGDIISLYAVLAFALLATARLTVRGLLTLAAVLGAWWLGLGLLEGFAAQAQGLEASRFTGLPALFSGESYAQVVAERGAGFLGDLIGGSLYNGAWLLALFCLGAVAGRTGLLLRPHEHVRLLRGLAVWGLLVGLPLGALLAWLNTRGDYASGLIAIPVRMGGGLASALGYVGVIGLLTVRDRLGPLRAFAAGGRVAMSNYMAQSLIMTAVFYPYAGAQFGQWGAASAVGLALAVGLLQLPISAWWLRRFGTGPLEWLVRRVVYWR
- a CDS encoding protein jag codes for the protein MDNRTNLDDYLAELGISEADESVTPPPAPDASGSAAPPEAAATDPRAVLDRFLRGLVARIDPELNVTVRETEDAIEAEISGENAARLAGRDGRTLGAIEVLAYTVLSKLEGRGDTRVRVDIGGFRKRQADTLTKLAERLAIGVAKSGEAHELQPMPAAERRVIHIALKEHPDVMSESVGEGASRRLVIKPRHS